The Phaeodactylum tricornutum CCAP 1055/1 chromosome 8, whole genome shotgun sequence genome has a window encoding:
- a CDS encoding predicted protein, whose amino-acid sequence MAEQVQAALDQMVEPLLDLQNRGVFSRDEIRSIVDRRRQSEYALRRRGKLRKADFIGYIQAETQLEALRALRVQRITREERRANRGKTSQDDAKDSNTSGTSKIGDRHIVQLIHLLWTRTLRKFRDVSFFLEYAEFCRSQKSFAKLATVYAQALALHPKQTGLWIAAASHEFFQSSTPHTARILLQRGIRVNPTSPDLWLQSLVMELHLVQKLRGRRDILRGAGRGGEEEEDKEFSEHKIARLLYDNAIQAIPDRVEFRLQCLDQCRLFPNTEDLQAYIHISMERDCSSRPEAWIARAMHEWERHRKLGENEKSSIGFLQSNGLGDDLNQRQEDNPQRKKARTLLHHEQEARDDVLKVIKQAVDTLSSHEMYLQGIRFLLSYMQELAEELEESDDSKEKLERSQRFLFQLFDQAKTLHFETSDLILEQVAFLALVESDQEASQCIQNFVENHPTKASIDVWRRYAAMSPDQAVDILEEAAKYISVEQEAHMVVLLELFGAKLAIPDEKSLPVLFQTILLLAPGFGEMKDVEDPVYGIKNISCACLQYLRYASKHHGLNEMRRIYQAVLFESSLGTLEGGDPSLINIFLEEAMKAEEEFGSSKETRCQLRRLCDIALQLFENTDEEEKYRRRKENILYGRLRTPSDLSIHGLPCSVGTNMVQIFDVDAPDFSAEAFEVAYNASDKESWCLETNEGEPCSPESFLQSKLDTSRAYCSFLIQQDEDAYKSAMDLLPISELSWTNWSYEPALWMFFGRNRKGNDPLEGRPEHTDAILHDGTWHYQLSGGKEWYLRPTKELLKHMDGHLTKAERRLWSESSRVCVACEEGSILVIKTVIPSQKQPSVSYARDFRFDLNAACIRDSKGMTNVDGLYATSDIEEGTIIFTENDMPECELHRSSTDPNCEVVALDDGSSAVVSMKAITAGEFFSVLDSESEEEGEVDPPGST is encoded by the exons ATGGCGGAGCAAGTTCAGGCAGCCCTTGACCAAATGGTCGAGCCTCTGTTGGACCTGCAGAATCGAGGTGTCTTTTCCCGGGACGAAATTCGCTCCATCgtggatcgtcgtcgacaatcGGAATACGCTCTACGCCGCCGAGGAAAACTCCGCAAGGCCGATTTTATCGGGTACATACAAGCCGAAACTCAACTGGAAGCCTTGCGGGCTTTGCGTGTGCAAAGAATTACTCGAGAAGAGCGTCGAGCGAATCGAGGCAAAACGTCGCAGGATGATGCTAAGGACAGCAATACTTCCGGCACGAGCAAAATTGGTGACCGCCACATCGTTCAGCTTATTCATCTGCTATGGACACGTACGCTACGAAAATTCCGCGACGTGAGCTTCTTTCTGGAGTACGCCGAATTTTGTCGATCCCAAAAATCGTTTGCCAAACTTGCGACTGTATACGCCCAGGCCTTGGCTTTGCATCCGAAACAAACGGGACTTTGGATAGCTGCTGCCTCGCACGAATTTTTTCAATCAAGTACGCCGCATACGGCTCGAATTCTGTTGCAGCGTGGAATTCGGGTTAACCCCACATCGCCCGATTTGTGGTTACAGAGCCTGGTTATGGAGCTACATTTGGTACAAAAATTACGGGGTCGTCGCGATATTCTGCGGGGTGCTGGTCGTGGTggtgaagaagaagaagataaAGAATTCTCAGAGCACAAGATTGCTCGTTTGCTATACGATAATGCGATTCAAGCCATTCCCGATCGTGTCGAGTTTCGTTTACAGTGTTTGGATCAATGTCGCTTGTTTCCGAATACAGAAGATTTGCAAGCTTACATTCATATTTCAATGGAACGAGATTGTTCGTCTCGCCCCGAAGCGTGGATCGCTCGGGCCATGCACGAATGGGAACGCCATCGAAAGCTAGGAGAGAATGAGAAGAGTAGTATTGGTTTTTTACAGTCAAACGGACTTGGCGATGATTTGAACCAACGTCAAGAGGACAACCCGCAGCGAAAAAAGGCTCGAACGCTTCTCCATCATGAGCAGGAAGCTAGAGACGATGTACTGAAGGTGATCAAACAGGCTGTGGATACCCTTTCGTCTCATGAAATGTATCTGCAAGGAATTCGCTTCCTTCTCTCATACATGCAGGAATTAGCTGAAGAATTAGAAGAGAGCGACGatagcaaagaaaagctaGAACGAAGTCAAaggtttctttttcagctcTTCGATCAGGCAAAGACCCTTCATTTCGAAACCTCGGACTTAATTCTCGAGCAGGTAGCGTTTTTGGCTCTTGTTGAGTCGGATCAAGAAGCTAGCCAATGCATTCAAAACTTTGTAGAGAACCATCCTACCAAGGCTTCGATTGATGTCTGGCGCCGCTATGCTGCAATGTCACCCGATCAAGCCGTTGATATTCTTGAAGAAGCTGCAAAGTATATATCtgtcgagcaagaagcgcACATGGTTGTTCTGTTGGAGCTCTTTGGTGCCAAACTAGCCATTCCAGACGAGAAGAGCTTGCCGGTCCTCTTTCAAACGATACTTTTGCTAGCTCCTGGTTTTGGGGAGATGAAGGATGTAGAGGACCCAGTGTATGGAATAAAGAATATTTCATGTGCCTGCTTGCAATATTTGCGATACGCCTCTAAGCATCATGGGCTAAACGAAATGCGGAGAATTTATCAGGCTGTCTTGTTCGAGTCCTCTTTGGGAACCTTGGAAGGTGGTGATCCATCCTTGATAAACATTTTCTTGGAAGAGGCAATGAaggctgaagaagaattcgGCAGTAGTAAGGAGACTCGATGTCAGCTTAGGCGCCTGTGTGACATCGCGTTGCAGTTGTTTGAAAACACCGACGAGGAGGAGAAATATAGACGGCGAAAGGAAAACATTCTATACGG AAGGCTTCGAACACCCTCTGATCTCTCTATACATGGATTGCCCTGTTCGGTCGGGACGAATATGGTCCAAATATTCGATGTTGATGCACCAGACTTTTCAGCGGAAGCTTTCGAAGTCGCCTATA ACGCAAGTGACAAAGAGTCTTGGTGTCTCGAAACAAATGAGGGTGAGCCCTGTTCTCCGGAATCTTTCCTGCAGTCCAAGCTTGACACGTCTAGGGCATACTGCAGCTTTTTGATACAACAAGACGAGGATGCTTATAAATCAGCAATGGATTTGCTTCCAATTTCTGAACTTAGTTGGACAAATTGGTCGTATGAGCCCGCCCTTTGGATGTTTTTCGGCAGAAACCGGAAGGGCAATGATCCTTTGGAAGGACGTCCAGAACATACGGATGCCATTTTACACGACGGAACTTGGCACTATCAGTTGTCCGGTGGAAAGGAATGGTACCTACGACCAACAAAGGAGCTCTTGAAACATATGGATGGCCATTTAACGAAAGCAGAGCGAAGGCTTTGGAGCGAATCGAGTCGCGTTTGTGTCGCGTGTGAAGAGGGAAGCATCCTCGTGATCAA AACAGTAATTCCATCTCAAAAGCAACCATCCGTATCTTACGCCAGAGATTTTCGCTTCGATTTGAATGCTGCATGCATCCGAGATAGTAAGGGAATGACAAATGTAGACGGCCTCTACGCGACGAGTGATATCGAAGAAGGAACAATCATTTTTACAGAGAATGATATGCCTGAATGCGAGCTTCACCGGTCGTCCACGGATCCAAACTGTGAAGTCGTAGCGTTGGATGACGGGTCCAGTGCAGTTGTGTCGATGAAAGCTATAACTGCTGGAGAATTCTTCAGTGTGCTCGACTCTGAGAGTGAAGAGGAAGGTGAGGTTGATCCTCCTGGATCAACTTAA
- a CDS encoding predicted protein, with translation RCLVFTQMSKMLDILEAFLNLNGHTYLRLDGSTGVDRRQRLMDRFNNDPKLFCFILSTRSGGLGINLTGADSVIFYDSDWNPAMDAQAQDRAHRIGQTRDVHIYRFVTEHTIEENILVKAQQKRNL, from the coding sequence AGGTGTCTTGTATTCACGCAAATGAGCAAAATGCTGGACATTCTTGAAGCCTTTCTTAATTTGAACGGACACACGTATCTTCGTCTCGATGGAAGCACAGGCGTCGATCGACGGCAGAGGCTCATGGATAGGTTCAACAACGACCCCAAACTCTTCTGCTTCATTTTAAGCACACGAAGCGGAGGGTTGGGGATAAACCTTACTGGAGCGGATTCGGTTATCTTCTATGACAGCGATTGGAACCCTGCCATGGACGCCCAGGCACAAGATCGGGCCCACAGAATAGGGCAAACCAGGGATGTTCATATTTATCGTTTCGTTACAGAGCACACGATCGAAGAAAATATTCTAGTTAAGGCACAGCAGAAGCGTAATCTT
- a CDS encoding predicted protein has protein sequence LRKYQQVGLNWLVSLQTRRLNGILADEMGLGKTLQTISLFSYLASYKGIWGPHLVVVPTSVIVNWETELKRFCPALKVLCYYGPAKRRKELRTGWTKSNWYHVVITSYQLAVQDAFAFKRKRWYYMVLDEAQNIKNFQSQRWQTLINFNTQRRLLLTGTPLQNNLMELWSLLHFLMPYIFRSRKEFSYWFANPMNDMIEGSGAKNNDVVSRLHGIIRPFVLRRLKKDVEKQMPGKFEHIVKCQLSRRQ, from the exons CTCCGGAAATACCAGCAAGTTGGGCTCAATTGGTTAGTGTCCTTGCAGACTAGACGGCTGAACGGAATTTTGGCAGATG AGATGGGCTTGGGAAAGACACTCCAGACAATATCGCTGTTTTCGTATCTGGCTTCATACAAAGGTATATGGGGACCCCACCTCGTGGTTGTTCCGACTTCTGTCATCGTGAATTGGGAGACTGAGCTCAAACGATTTTGCCCGGCGTTGAAAGTTCTTTGCTACTACGGTCCAGCAAAGCGGCGTAAGGAGCTACGAACAGGCTGGACAAAGTCAAATTGGTATCATGTTGTAATCACATCATATCAGCTGGCCGTCCAGGATGCCTTTGCCTTCAAGCGCAAACGTTGGTACTATATGGTTCTTGACGAAGCGCAAAATATCAAAAATTTCCAGAGTCAACGCTGGCAAACACTAATAAATTTCAACACCCAGCGTCGTCTCCTGCTGACAGGTACACCTCTTCAAAACAACCTGATGGAGCTTTGGTCCCTGCTACATTTTCTCATGCCGTATATCTTCCGTTCCCGCAAGGAGTTTTCTTACTGGTTCGCCAACCCGATGAATGATATGATTGAAGGAAGTGGAGCCAAAAATAACGATGTTGTTAGTCGTCTGCATGGGATCATTCGCCCTTTTGTCCTTCGGCGACTGAAGAAAGACGTAGAAAAGCAGATGCCTGGAAAGTTCGAACATATCGTTAAATGTCAGCTATCGCGACGACAG